The following are encoded in a window of Streptomyces sp. SAT1 genomic DNA:
- a CDS encoding roadblock/LC7 domain-containing protein, with protein sequence MSTSTGDTPTGGTTPTDLQAAAADFTWLLNRFATETAGVVDAIAVSSDGLLIAVSQLREHADSERLAAIVSGITSLAAGASGNYRLGALNKVIIDLEGGHVLVSAIGSGAVLGVVTDKEAKLGNIAYEMTLFANRAGAALSPQLVLELKNNVGATSAR encoded by the coding sequence GTGAGCACGTCGACAGGTGACACTCCGACGGGAGGCACCACGCCGACCGATCTGCAGGCCGCCGCAGCCGACTTCACCTGGCTGCTCAACCGCTTCGCGACCGAGACCGCAGGTGTCGTCGACGCCATCGCGGTCTCCTCCGACGGTCTGCTCATCGCGGTCTCGCAACTGCGCGAGCACGCGGACTCCGAGCGGCTGGCCGCCATCGTCTCCGGCATCACCAGCCTGGCCGCCGGTGCCTCCGGCAACTACCGCCTCGGCGCCCTCAACAAGGTCATCATCGACCTGGAGGGCGGCCACGTCCTGGTCTCCGCGATCGGCAGCGGCGCGGTGCTCGGCGTGGTCACCGACAAGGAGGCCAAGCTCGGCAACATCGCCTACGAGATGACGCTGTTCGCCAACCGGGCCGGTGCCGCGCTCAGCCCGCAGCTCGTCCTGGAACTGAAGAACAACGTCGGCGCCACGTCGGCGCGCTGA
- a CDS encoding ABC transporter permease produces MNVLHFVNAFFSDSAHWHGYDGIPTRLAEHLRYCLIALGIAAAIGLPVGLVTGHYGRGGNTLAFLATAGRALPSFGLLVLMTILVGFGLLPVMVPLVVLAVPPILVTTYESMRSVDPSPVDAARGMGMQESRILFQVELPVALPLVLSGLRSGAIQIVSTATIAAYVGIGGLGRYVIDGLYQRNYEKVVGGASLVAGLALVTLVLFWAAARLAVSRGVRRGA; encoded by the coding sequence GTGAACGTACTGCACTTCGTCAACGCCTTCTTCAGCGACAGCGCCCACTGGCACGGCTACGACGGCATCCCCACCCGGCTCGCCGAGCACCTGCGGTACTGCCTGATCGCGCTCGGCATCGCCGCCGCCATCGGGCTGCCCGTCGGCCTGGTCACCGGGCACTACGGGCGCGGCGGCAACACGCTCGCCTTCCTCGCCACCGCCGGACGCGCGCTGCCCAGCTTCGGACTGCTCGTCCTGATGACCATCCTGGTCGGCTTCGGGCTGCTGCCCGTCATGGTGCCGCTGGTCGTCCTCGCCGTCCCGCCGATCCTGGTGACCACCTACGAGTCGATGCGCTCGGTCGACCCGTCGCCGGTGGACGCGGCCCGCGGCATGGGCATGCAGGAGTCGCGGATCCTCTTCCAGGTCGAACTGCCCGTCGCGCTCCCGCTCGTCCTGAGCGGCCTGCGCTCGGGCGCCATCCAGATCGTGTCCACGGCGACGATCGCCGCCTACGTCGGCATCGGCGGCCTGGGCCGCTATGTCATCGACGGGCTCTACCAGCGCAACTACGAGAAGGTGGTGGGCGGCGCCAGTCTGGTCGCCGGTCTCGCGCTGGTGACCCTGGTGCTGTTCTGGGCGGCGGCGCGGCTCGCGGTGTCCCGGGGCGTACGGCGCGGCGCCTGA
- a CDS encoding DUF742 domain-containing protein: protein MADGSPPPGGDPVGPAPAVRPFLVTAGRVAPTAAGRPVPVETQVVATTAGLAALDGLSFEQRDIIAACRVPQSIAELAARLRLHLNVVRVLAEDLRAAGQLTVHVPDSGATHDASVLRRVIDGLRAIPDSRGVLRDTD, encoded by the coding sequence ATGGCGGACGGCTCCCCGCCCCCGGGAGGTGACCCGGTGGGCCCCGCCCCCGCCGTACGGCCGTTCCTGGTCACGGCCGGCCGGGTGGCGCCCACCGCCGCGGGCCGGCCGGTGCCCGTGGAGACCCAGGTGGTGGCCACCACCGCCGGGCTCGCGGCGCTGGACGGCCTCTCCTTCGAACAGCGTGACATCATCGCGGCCTGCCGCGTGCCGCAGTCCATCGCGGAACTCGCGGCCCGGCTGCGGCTGCACCTCAACGTGGTACGGGTGCTCGCCGAGGACCTGCGGGCCGCCGGGCAGCTGACGGTGCACGTGCCCGACTCCGGCGCCACCCACGACGCCTCCGTCCTGCGCAGGGTTATCGATGGCCTGCGGGCCATCCCCGACTCCCGGGGAGTACTCCGTGACACCGACTGA
- a CDS encoding ABC transporter permease: MNRFFDLPSDLQHSWFGLIGLHLREALLPVLAGLLVSLPIAQLCVRFRWLYPPVLGLTTVLYAVPSLAFIVFLIDYTGQTELTVMIPLAVYSLVVLVPAIVDGVRAVPQETLAAATAMGLGPVRRYFQVQLPIAVPAIFAGLRVATVSSISLVSVGMLIGNQGALGNLLNDANIYHRPELAVNSVVTTAALAILADAALVGVRLLLTPWMPRGTRRRGPQAEPEPAAPAPKDAAR, encoded by the coding sequence ATGAACCGCTTCTTCGACCTGCCGAGCGACCTCCAGCACAGCTGGTTCGGACTGATCGGCCTGCATCTGCGCGAGGCGCTGCTGCCGGTCCTGGCCGGACTCCTGGTCTCCCTGCCGATCGCCCAGCTGTGCGTGCGCTTCCGCTGGCTCTACCCGCCGGTGCTCGGTCTGACGACCGTGCTGTACGCCGTCCCGTCGCTGGCCTTCATCGTCTTCCTCATCGACTACACCGGCCAGACAGAGCTGACGGTGATGATCCCGCTCGCCGTCTACAGCCTGGTGGTGCTCGTCCCGGCCATCGTCGACGGTGTGCGCGCGGTGCCGCAGGAGACGCTGGCCGCCGCCACCGCCATGGGCCTCGGCCCCGTACGGCGCTACTTCCAGGTGCAGCTGCCGATCGCGGTGCCCGCCATCTTCGCCGGTCTGCGGGTGGCGACCGTGTCCAGCATCTCCCTGGTCAGCGTGGGCATGCTGATCGGCAATCAGGGCGCGCTCGGCAACCTGCTCAACGACGCGAACATCTACCACCGCCCCGAGCTGGCGGTGAACTCCGTGGTCACCACGGCGGCCCTGGCCATCCTCGCCGACGCCGCGCTGGTCGGCGTACGGCTCCTGCTGACCCCGTGGATGCCGCGCGGCACCCGCCGCCGCGGACCGCAGGCCGAGCCGGAGCCGGCCGCACCCGCACCGAAGGACGCCGCCCGGTGA
- a CDS encoding GTP-binding protein produces MTPTEQLARGAAAGAAGQSAVRPPLPVKMVIAGGFGVGKTTAVGSISEIEPLTTEAAITEVAAGVDDLTHTPRKTTTTVAMDFGCLTIDPTLKLYLFGTPGQERFGFMWDDIVEGAVGGLVIVDTRRLDDCYAAVDYFEHRQIPFAVALNAFDGRVEHSLEEVRWALDVSEHVPVVVFDARERGSVRDALLVVLELALARTGA; encoded by the coding sequence GTGACACCGACTGAACAACTCGCCCGCGGTGCCGCCGCCGGGGCGGCCGGGCAGAGCGCCGTACGGCCGCCGCTGCCGGTCAAAATGGTGATCGCGGGCGGCTTCGGCGTGGGGAAGACCACCGCGGTCGGCTCCATCTCCGAGATCGAGCCGCTGACCACCGAGGCGGCCATCACCGAGGTCGCCGCGGGCGTCGACGACCTCACCCACACACCGCGCAAGACGACCACCACGGTCGCCATGGACTTCGGCTGCCTCACCATCGACCCGACGCTGAAGCTGTACCTGTTCGGCACGCCCGGACAGGAGCGGTTCGGGTTCATGTGGGACGACATCGTGGAGGGCGCGGTCGGCGGCCTCGTCATCGTCGACACCCGGCGCCTGGACGACTGCTACGCGGCCGTCGACTACTTCGAGCACCGGCAGATCCCGTTCGCGGTGGCGCTCAACGCCTTCGACGGCCGGGTGGAGCACTCCCTCGAAGAGGTCCGCTGGGCACTCGACGTGTCCGAGCACGTCCCGGTGGTCGTCTTCGACGCCCGTGAGCGCGGCTCGGTGCGCGACGCGCTGCTGGTGGTGCTGGAACTGGCGCTGGCCAGGACCGGGGCCTGA
- a CDS encoding sensor histidine kinase, with protein MSTNEVDAPARQVPPPPPAGGIRGFADRWPFRRKLNVLVGVPLAVVGLLLAYLIAGQVGQARDAAAAARLVRDSAQVAALVDRVEAEHQQAVLLSVRYEAKGVGSRPSATAYRAAQAAVDAQVAAVRRAFGDRLPATEAQALKEIEGLTSLRDTVEQSYLPADNIDPAYTGAAKNLIDGLGLDRNPALAATFTGNLLDSLLRADAAHSSFETSVFSATTGDTNALIEFTGAVGAYELYTYQADRFTRFATAAQADRLAGMEHTADQRRIAEAYAELQIDPSGLQANTPDKIRRAFQDALADYPSYPRQAAARLQIASSLIGEIADTADTASSDAWWRAAGLLAVALLGFLFWLGFSVAVRRSVVRPVQALTGAAQEVSAATGRELARVADDDADDSGPPRLRDVPVTARDEIGDLATAFNQVQTTAAALLERQVLSRRNVAEMFGNVGRRVSNLTTRQLALIDAVERGETDPALLERLYSIDHIAVRLRRNADSLMLLAGIRETVLDAGPAALTNVVRAALGQIEGYQRVRLYAETEVMVAPDIIGDLTLMVAELLENAVSFSPAGSPVEVTVRSNAEGASIAVADHGLGMSAERLAEENARLIRRERLDVVPTKVLGLFVVGTLARRWEIEVALTRTPGGGVTAEVVIPSALLLSLSAVAMAGPAEAAGTAGRRTGADTAPGAAPADAPGAAGASGAGGPRPATAVAPAHAPADEDEPGPLPRRLPRREPADEVTAGPGTSDTDTTGTDTTGTGTIGSGTAGAGTAGEAAAETVPAAEPPAAPAPFIPRARKEATPMEAAPDRTASGPEPASRPLRRRVRGATLRTTADASAANAHESARPADAEAVRSALEEFEEAVERAHRDTAAPPVGPEDAGPPDTAPPASPPASSRPATPGTPRQNDLPEGAEQ; from the coding sequence GTGTCCACGAACGAGGTGGACGCGCCCGCCCGGCAGGTCCCGCCGCCGCCCCCGGCCGGCGGCATCAGGGGATTCGCCGACCGGTGGCCCTTCCGGCGCAAGCTCAACGTCCTGGTCGGTGTCCCGCTCGCCGTCGTCGGCCTGCTGCTCGCCTACCTCATCGCCGGGCAGGTCGGCCAGGCCCGGGACGCGGCGGCCGCCGCCCGGCTGGTGCGGGACAGCGCGCAGGTCGCCGCGCTCGTCGACCGGGTGGAGGCCGAGCACCAGCAGGCCGTCCTGCTCTCCGTGCGCTACGAGGCCAAGGGCGTCGGCTCCCGGCCCTCCGCCACCGCCTACCGCGCGGCGCAGGCCGCCGTCGACGCCCAGGTGGCCGCCGTCCGGCGGGCGTTCGGCGACCGGCTGCCCGCCACCGAGGCGCAGGCCCTGAAGGAGATCGAGGGCCTGACCAGTCTGCGCGACACCGTGGAGCAGAGCTATCTGCCCGCCGACAACATCGACCCGGCCTACACCGGCGCCGCCAAGAACCTGATCGACGGTCTCGGCCTCGACCGCAACCCGGCGCTGGCCGCCACCTTCACCGGCAATCTGCTGGACTCCCTGCTGCGCGCCGACGCCGCCCACAGCTCCTTCGAGACGAGCGTGTTCTCGGCGACGACCGGTGACACCAACGCGCTGATCGAGTTCACCGGCGCGGTCGGCGCCTACGAGCTGTACACCTACCAGGCCGACCGCTTCACCCGGTTCGCCACCGCCGCCCAGGCCGACCGGCTCGCGGGCATGGAGCACACCGCCGACCAGCGCCGGATCGCCGAGGCGTACGCCGAACTCCAGATCGACCCGAGCGGTCTGCAGGCCAACACCCCGGACAAGATCCGGCGGGCCTTCCAGGACGCGCTGGCCGACTACCCGTCCTACCCCCGGCAGGCCGCCGCCCGGCTCCAGATCGCCTCCTCACTCATCGGCGAGATCGCCGACACCGCCGACACCGCCTCGTCCGACGCGTGGTGGCGCGCCGCCGGGCTGCTGGCCGTCGCGCTGCTCGGCTTCCTGTTCTGGCTCGGCTTCTCGGTGGCCGTGCGCCGCTCGGTGGTCCGGCCGGTGCAGGCACTGACCGGGGCGGCGCAGGAGGTCTCCGCCGCCACCGGACGGGAGCTGGCCCGGGTCGCCGACGACGACGCCGACGACAGCGGACCGCCCCGGCTGAGGGACGTGCCGGTCACCGCACGCGACGAGATCGGCGACCTCGCGACGGCCTTCAACCAGGTGCAGACCACCGCCGCCGCGCTGCTGGAGCGCCAGGTGCTCAGCCGCCGCAACGTCGCCGAGATGTTCGGCAACGTCGGCCGCCGGGTCAGCAACCTCACCACCCGCCAGCTCGCGCTGATCGACGCGGTCGAGCGCGGCGAGACCGACCCGGCCCTGCTCGAACGCCTCTACTCCATCGACCACATCGCCGTACGCCTGCGGCGCAACGCCGACAGCCTGATGCTGCTGGCCGGCATCCGCGAGACCGTCCTGGACGCCGGACCCGCCGCCCTGACCAACGTGGTGCGGGCCGCGCTCGGCCAGATCGAGGGCTATCAGCGGGTACGGCTGTACGCCGAGACCGAGGTCATGGTGGCGCCGGACATCATCGGCGACCTCACGCTGATGGTGGCCGAACTCCTGGAGAACGCCGTGTCGTTCTCCCCGGCGGGCAGCCCCGTCGAGGTCACCGTGCGCTCGAACGCCGAGGGCGCGTCGATCGCGGTCGCCGACCACGGTCTGGGGATGAGCGCCGAGCGCCTCGCCGAGGAGAACGCCCGGCTGATCCGCCGCGAACGCCTCGACGTGGTGCCGACCAAGGTGCTGGGCCTGTTCGTGGTGGGCACGCTGGCCCGCCGCTGGGAGATCGAGGTCGCCCTGACCCGCACCCCGGGCGGCGGTGTCACGGCCGAGGTCGTGATCCCGTCCGCCCTGCTGCTGTCACTGAGCGCGGTGGCCATGGCGGGCCCGGCGGAGGCCGCGGGAACGGCCGGACGGCGGACCGGCGCGGACACCGCGCCCGGGGCGGCCCCCGCTGACGCGCCCGGCGCCGCCGGAGCGTCCGGTGCCGGCGGACCCAGGCCCGCGACCGCCGTGGCTCCCGCGCACGCCCCGGCCGACGAGGACGAACCCGGCCCGCTCCCGCGCCGGCTGCCCCGGCGTGAGCCCGCCGACGAGGTCACGGCCGGTCCCGGCACGAGCGACACCGATACGACCGGTACCGATACGACCGGCACTGGCACGATCGGCTCCGGTACGGCCGGTGCCGGTACGGCCGGAGAGGCGGCGGCCGAGACCGTACCCGCCGCCGAACCCCCGGCGGCGCCCGCCCCGTTCATCCCCCGGGCCCGCAAGGAGGCCACGCCCATGGAAGCGGCGCCCGACCGGACGGCGTCCGGCCCGGAACCCGCCTCCCGGCCCCTGCGCCGGCGGGTGCGCGGCGCGACCCTGCGCACCACGGCGGACGCCTCCGCCGCGAACGCCCACGAGAGCGCGCGGCCGGCCGACGCCGAGGCCGTACGGTCCGCGCTGGAGGAGTTCGAGGAGGCGGTGGAGCGCGCCCACCGCGACACCGCCGCCCCGCCCGTCGGCCCGGAGGACGCCGGCCCGCCGGACACCGCCCCGCCCGCCTCTCCCCCCGCCTCTTCGCGTCCCGCCACCCCCGGCACGCCCCGCCAGAACGACCTCCCGGAAGGAGCCGAGCAGTGA